The following are encoded in a window of Thiohalophilus sp. genomic DNA:
- a CDS encoding SPOR domain-containing protein encodes MNRLKASMGRVIHFPFYLATAAVLLMGLMINPAFADTVAQALSASQRGEHDRALSILKQRAEADDPVAQYDLALFYKNGIGVASNRQLAKYWFKRAARGGIVNAYAQLRQDAVQPGQPPQVELVFGPQEWIRVQEPGNYTLQLASSRNSRLIKRYYVEYQLQGRGGYFLNKKRNQYALVYGTYPSVADATRAIETLPEALRQWQPWVRQLRQIQASMADE; translated from the coding sequence ATGAACCGGTTAAAGGCCAGTATGGGGCGAGTTATTCATTTTCCATTTTATCTTGCCACTGCTGCTGTACTGTTGATGGGGCTGATGATCAATCCGGCCTTTGCCGACACCGTGGCGCAGGCGCTATCGGCCAGTCAGCGCGGGGAGCATGATCGGGCCCTGTCCATTTTGAAGCAACGCGCCGAGGCGGATGACCCGGTCGCGCAATACGATCTCGCCCTGTTTTATAAAAATGGTATCGGTGTCGCCTCTAACAGACAGCTGGCGAAGTACTGGTTCAAGCGAGCGGCGCGTGGCGGGATAGTCAATGCCTATGCCCAGTTGCGGCAGGACGCGGTCCAGCCCGGGCAGCCGCCACAGGTTGAACTTGTGTTTGGTCCGCAGGAGTGGATACGGGTTCAGGAGCCTGGTAACTACACGCTTCAGCTGGCCAGCAGTCGCAATAGCCGGTTGATCAAGCGCTATTACGTCGAATACCAGCTCCAGGGGCGCGGGGGCTATTTCCTGAATAAAAAACGCAACCAGTATGCTCTGGTGTATGGCACCTATCCCTCGGTGGCCGATGCCACCCGGGCGATCGAGACGCTCCCTGAAGCCTTACGTCAGTGGCAACCCTGGGTCAGGCAATTGCGCCAGATCCAGGCAAGTATGGCCGACGAGTAA
- a CDS encoding YeeE/YedE family protein: MEYWPWWIGALALGGVSLGYLLLIGKMLGVSGSWAKVVGWKEDRELARSAAQLEEADDGEIEDALLAATLAEFGAGAVDEKSADEMSTEDGVATAATQAVSHTPWTAHLTFLLAMFIGGLIAALTSGQFEIELQLSDTHSRIFGGPMEVWLALLFGGMMVGFGAQMAGGCTSGHGLSGCARLIPASLLSTVVFMLSAIGLSLLMEAAI, encoded by the coding sequence GTGGAATACTGGCCCTGGTGGATTGGCGCGCTGGCGCTGGGTGGAGTCAGTCTCGGTTACCTGTTGCTGATCGGTAAAATGCTCGGAGTCTCCGGCAGCTGGGCCAAGGTGGTCGGCTGGAAGGAAGACCGGGAGCTGGCCCGTTCCGCTGCACAACTCGAAGAGGCCGATGATGGCGAGATCGAGGATGCTCTGCTGGCCGCGACCCTGGCGGAATTCGGCGCCGGTGCCGTGGATGAGAAATCCGCCGATGAGATGTCAACCGAAGATGGCGTAGCCACGGCAGCAACACAGGCGGTAAGCCACACACCGTGGACCGCGCATCTGACCTTTCTGCTGGCCATGTTCATCGGCGGTCTGATTGCGGCTCTGACCTCCGGGCAGTTTGAAATTGAACTCCAGTTGAGCGATACCCACAGCCGCATATTCGGCGGCCCCATGGAAGTCTGGCTGGCGTTGTTGTTTGGCGGCATGATGGTTGGCTTTGGCGCCCAGATGGCGGGAGGCTGTACTTCCGGTCATGGCCTGAGCGGTTGCGCCCGACTGATTCCCGCCAGTTTGCTTTCCACCGTGGTATTCATGCTCAGTGCCATTGGTCTGTCTTTATTAATGGAGGCGGCAATCTGA
- a CDS encoding flagellar hook-length control protein FliK, with protein MSEAAMMLLSGKPPAKAQGTAENARQGEAGTQPEGAAPPPLFGGLLLKMLNTDGEQAALQLPPAATDGEASGNSLPSQSPAITWSALMVWDDLPRTDGQAVLPAGGLPDAMSGRDAGAAASFLLRQANPLQQGTQGEMPGHVGSSASQNSDALFNQNLLKLLTEQTSNRVVDPRQPATLLSAAENTETGLSSSLSLNAGSSSSQQGQFNQMLAGLGGMNNGAGQRPEMQLPPMNVSPQHPNWSNGIGERIQWMVGQNMQRAEIRLEPPELGSLELRVTINRDQASLNISVANAQVRDAVEAAAPRLREMFGEVGLDLGDVNVSQESFAEQQQTGDNPDGQGQALAHGDEPGTDSDSSTVAGESRLNSNDNGLLDLYA; from the coding sequence ATGTCTGAAGCTGCAATGATGTTGCTGTCGGGGAAACCGCCTGCCAAAGCTCAGGGCACCGCCGAGAACGCGCGCCAGGGCGAGGCGGGAACGCAACCCGAGGGCGCGGCGCCGCCGCCATTGTTCGGCGGTCTGCTGCTGAAAATGCTGAATACCGACGGGGAGCAGGCGGCGCTGCAATTGCCGCCCGCGGCAACCGACGGGGAGGCAAGCGGCAACAGCTTGCCGTCACAATCGCCGGCCATCACTTGGTCGGCACTCATGGTCTGGGATGATTTACCGCGTACTGACGGGCAGGCTGTTTTGCCCGCCGGTGGGCTGCCTGACGCCATGTCAGGCCGTGACGCCGGGGCGGCCGCCAGTTTCCTGTTACGCCAGGCCAATCCGCTGCAACAGGGGACACAAGGCGAGATGCCGGGTCATGTCGGCAGCAGCGCATCTCAAAATAGTGATGCGCTTTTCAACCAGAATCTGCTCAAGCTCCTCACCGAGCAAACCAGCAATCGCGTGGTCGATCCCCGTCAACCGGCGACCTTGCTGAGCGCCGCGGAGAATACCGAAACAGGATTGAGCAGTTCGCTATCCCTGAACGCGGGGTCTTCTTCCTCGCAGCAGGGGCAGTTCAATCAAATGCTGGCGGGGCTCGGCGGGATGAATAACGGCGCGGGGCAACGTCCCGAAATGCAGCTGCCGCCGATGAACGTGTCACCGCAGCACCCGAACTGGAGTAACGGGATTGGTGAGCGGATCCAGTGGATGGTGGGCCAGAACATGCAACGGGCTGAAATTCGTCTTGAGCCTCCGGAACTGGGCTCTCTGGAACTGCGGGTGACGATCAATCGGGATCAGGCCAGTTTGAATATTAGCGTGGCCAATGCCCAGGTGCGGGATGCGGTGGAAGCCGCGGCCCCCCGGTTACGGGAAATGTTTGGCGAGGTCGGTCTGGATCTGGGCGATGTGAATGTTTCCCAGGAATCGTTTGCCGAACAGCAACAGACCGGCGACAACCCCGATGGCCAGGGCCAGGCGCTCGCCCATGGTGATGAGCCCGGGACCGATAGTGACTCCTCCACCGTCGCGGGAGAAAGCCGTCTCAATTCGAACGACAACGGATTACTGGATCTTTATGCCTGA
- the fliJ gene encoding flagellar export protein FliJ gives MKKSERIKSLMQLAEKQEQQAVRDLGQAQQQMEAQQTKLEELRVYREEYRRRFLQDGEQGITGSQLQHFQAFMGQLDQAIENQHQVVEQLAVQCRQQTDHWQQRHQQTRILDKTRDRFARHERHQAERQEQLENDDLAGARHRHKPTD, from the coding sequence ATGAAAAAATCCGAGCGTATCAAATCGCTTATGCAGCTGGCGGAAAAACAGGAACAGCAGGCCGTGCGCGATCTGGGCCAGGCGCAACAGCAAATGGAAGCCCAGCAGACCAAACTGGAAGAGCTGCGCGTATACCGCGAGGAGTACCGGCGGCGCTTTTTACAGGATGGCGAGCAGGGGATCACTGGTTCCCAATTGCAACATTTCCAGGCTTTCATGGGCCAGCTGGATCAGGCGATCGAAAATCAGCACCAGGTGGTTGAACAACTGGCCGTGCAGTGCCGGCAACAAACCGATCATTGGCAACAGCGCCATCAACAGACCCGTATCCTGGACAAGACCCGGGATCGCTTCGCGCGCCACGAACGTCATCAGGCCGAACGGCAGGAACAGCTTGAAAATGACGATCTGGCCGGGGCCCGGCACCGGCACAAGCCTACCGATTGA
- a CDS encoding flagellar assembly protein FliH, producing MTSSKVSDNQQSAYERWELPNVHDDAMPRSPATASQLEAVQQQAYEEGFAQGKQEGFDKGLAEGQEEIRSRVEQLERLMSALTEPFTELDEQVIEQTGQLAMSVAEHVIRRELKTEPGQVIAVVREAVNALPVSARNIRVQLHPEDAQLVREALSLNETDNDNRLWQVVEEPLISRGGCKVVAENSTIDATIEKQIARISAAVFGGERVSDGDDSDN from the coding sequence ATGACTTCGTCTAAGGTGTCCGACAATCAGCAGTCCGCCTATGAGCGTTGGGAACTGCCCAATGTGCATGACGACGCCATGCCACGTTCCCCGGCTACCGCCTCGCAACTGGAAGCCGTTCAGCAACAGGCCTATGAAGAAGGCTTTGCCCAGGGCAAGCAGGAAGGCTTCGACAAGGGGCTGGCCGAGGGGCAGGAGGAAATCCGGAGCCGGGTTGAACAACTGGAACGGTTGATGTCGGCGTTGACCGAGCCGTTTACCGAACTGGATGAGCAGGTGATCGAGCAGACCGGTCAACTGGCCATGTCTGTCGCGGAGCATGTGATTCGCCGTGAACTGAAAACCGAGCCGGGGCAGGTGATTGCCGTGGTACGCGAGGCCGTCAATGCCCTGCCGGTCAGTGCCCGCAATATCCGGGTTCAGTTACACCCCGAAGACGCCCAGCTGGTGCGCGAAGCGCTGTCCCTCAATGAAACCGATAACGACAACCGGTTATGGCAGGTGGTGGAAGAACCGCTGATCAGTCGTGGCGGCTGCAAGGTGGTGGCGGAAAACTCGACCATCGATGCCACCATCGAAAAACAGATCGCCAGAATCTCAGCAGCCGTGTTTGGCGGGGAGCGTGTCAGCGATGGCGACGATTCCGACAACTGA
- a CDS encoding DUF1249 domain-containing protein, with amino-acid sequence MSHTIAQHRRRQPMWFYEKNYRFLCLLLPDLHHGRQESYQITHEQHRLDIQVTDFGPYTQRLQLSQRFDASSPLLRDLCMSVRVYHDAMLAEVIGYQGVERLLARYELPNSGMLLPDEKRQANLLLHDWLTMFINRHRQADRSVTLS; translated from the coding sequence ATGAGTCATACGATTGCACAACACCGACGCCGGCAACCGATGTGGTTCTATGAAAAGAACTACCGGTTCTTGTGTCTGTTGCTCCCGGACCTGCACCATGGCCGTCAGGAGAGTTATCAAATTACACACGAGCAGCACAGGCTGGATATTCAGGTCACCGATTTTGGCCCCTATACCCAGCGGCTGCAGCTATCCCAGCGCTTTGACGCCAGCTCGCCACTATTGCGCGATCTTTGTATGAGCGTGCGTGTGTACCATGATGCCATGCTCGCGGAGGTGATCGGGTATCAGGGTGTGGAGCGGCTGTTGGCGCGCTATGAGTTGCCCAACAGCGGCATGTTGTTGCCGGACGAGAAACGCCAGGCGAATCTGTTGCTGCATGACTGGTTAACCATGTTCATTAACCGTCATCGGCAGGCCGATCGCAGTGTCACCCTGTCATGA
- the fliI gene encoding flagellar protein export ATPase FliI, translating to MATIPTTERSDQWRQGLATLSGRLQQVETLIVEGRLSRMVGLTLEAVGCQSVIGARCLVESEDSDSIEAEVVGFAGEKLFLMPTGNIHGIHPNARVIPTNRVYETVVGDGVLGRVLDGAGKPLDGQGPLMASERMPLTGKPINPLERAPISAPLDVGVRAINALLSVGRGQRMGLFAGSGVGKSVLLGMMTRYTAADVIVVGMIGERGREVKEFIDNILGPEGMARACVVAVPADQTPVMRMHGAFLATSIAEYFRDQGKHVLLLMDSLTRFAQAQREIALAIGEPPVTKGYPPSVFARMPQLVERAGNGPAGGGSITGFYTVLTEGDDQQEPIADASRAILDGHIVLSRQLAESGHYPAIDVEASISRAMNAIVSNEQQQIVQRFKQLYSTYQRNSDLISVGAYTRGTDTRIDEAIAMHPKLMAFLRQDMQQPTNWQDSLNQLEQLLSEPANTPQPEVPMVTI from the coding sequence ATGGCGACGATTCCGACAACTGAGCGCAGTGATCAATGGCGACAGGGCCTCGCTACCCTGTCAGGGCGCCTGCAACAGGTGGAAACCCTGATCGTCGAAGGGCGGCTGAGCCGGATGGTCGGTCTGACCCTCGAAGCGGTCGGCTGTCAGTCGGTGATCGGGGCGCGTTGTCTGGTTGAAAGCGAAGACAGTGACAGCATAGAAGCCGAGGTGGTCGGGTTTGCGGGCGAAAAACTGTTTTTGATGCCGACCGGCAATATTCATGGTATCCATCCCAATGCCCGGGTGATTCCCACCAATCGCGTTTATGAAACGGTCGTGGGGGATGGTGTGCTGGGACGAGTGCTCGACGGTGCCGGCAAACCGCTGGACGGACAGGGGCCTTTGATGGCGTCCGAACGCATGCCACTGACCGGCAAACCGATCAACCCGCTGGAACGTGCCCCGATCAGCGCCCCGCTGGATGTTGGTGTGCGCGCCATTAATGCCTTGTTAAGCGTCGGTCGCGGCCAGCGCATGGGGCTGTTTGCCGGCAGCGGGGTCGGCAAGAGTGTCCTGCTGGGCATGATGACCCGCTATACCGCCGCGGATGTGATCGTCGTCGGCATGATCGGCGAGCGCGGCCGGGAGGTGAAAGAATTCATTGATAATATTCTCGGTCCCGAAGGTATGGCGCGTGCCTGCGTGGTGGCGGTGCCGGCGGACCAGACACCGGTGATGCGCATGCACGGTGCTTTTCTGGCTACCAGTATTGCTGAATATTTTCGCGATCAGGGCAAGCATGTCCTGTTGCTCATGGACTCGCTGACCCGTTTCGCCCAGGCCCAGCGGGAAATCGCCCTGGCCATTGGCGAGCCGCCGGTCACCAAGGGCTATCCGCCGTCGGTCTTCGCGCGCATGCCGCAACTGGTTGAGCGGGCCGGTAACGGCCCGGCCGGCGGCGGTTCGATTACCGGGTTTTATACGGTGCTGACCGAAGGCGACGATCAACAGGAACCGATCGCCGATGCTTCGCGCGCAATCCTCGACGGGCATATCGTGCTGTCGCGCCAACTGGCCGAGTCGGGGCATTATCCGGCGATCGATGTGGAGGCCTCTATCAGTCGGGCAATGAATGCGATTGTCTCGAACGAACAGCAACAGATAGTGCAGCGGTTCAAACAGCTGTATTCCACTTATCAGCGTAACAGCGATCTGATCAGTGTCGGCGCCTACACCCGAGGCACTGATACCCGCATCGATGAGGCGATCGCCATGCATCCGAAATTGATGGCGTTTCTGCGCCAGGATATGCAGCAGCCGACTAACTGGCAGGACAGTCTCAATCAGCTGGAGCAGCTATTGTCTGAACCGGCGAATACACCGCAACCGGAAGTCCCGATGGTGACGATCTGA
- a CDS encoding RNA polymerase sigma factor FliA codes for MPLSMYSTSQLSEAEQLVETHGPLVQKIAYHLMSRLPASVVVDDLIQVGMLGLLDAAQHYDPAQGATFETYATIRIRGAMLDELRRNDWAPKSVHRRARDLMECAQQIEAETGREARPGEVAGMMGITLNEYHQILQETNSCRILSFVDMGVDDNQLGDNYKAGQTTPLDGLEETRFQEHLVEAIEALPEREKLVIGLYYDEEFNLREIGEVLGVSESRVSQLMSQAHLRMRKHLSDYTTRD; via the coding sequence ATGCCGCTTTCGATGTATAGCACCAGCCAGCTCAGCGAAGCCGAACAGCTCGTGGAGACGCACGGGCCGCTGGTACAGAAGATTGCCTATCATCTGATGTCCCGCCTGCCCGCCAGTGTGGTGGTGGATGATCTGATCCAGGTCGGGATGCTGGGGCTGCTGGATGCGGCCCAGCATTATGATCCCGCTCAGGGCGCCACATTTGAAACCTATGCCACGATCCGCATCCGCGGGGCCATGCTGGATGAACTGCGCCGCAATGACTGGGCACCCAAATCCGTGCATCGGCGGGCACGGGATCTGATGGAGTGTGCGCAACAGATCGAGGCGGAAACCGGACGCGAAGCCCGGCCGGGTGAAGTGGCCGGGATGATGGGGATTACCCTTAACGAATATCACCAGATCCTGCAGGAGACCAACAGTTGCCGCATTCTCAGCTTTGTGGATATGGGGGTCGATGACAATCAACTGGGGGATAACTACAAGGCCGGACAGACAACGCCGCTGGATGGACTGGAAGAGACGCGCTTTCAGGAGCATCTGGTCGAGGCCATCGAGGCACTGCCCGAACGCGAGAAGCTGGTTATCGGCCTCTATTATGATGAGGAATTCAACCTGCGCGAAATTGGCGAGGTGCTGGGGGTGAGCGAATCCCGGGTCAGCCAGTTGATGAGCCAGGCACATCTGCGCATGCGCAAGCATCTGTCCGATTACACTACCCGGGATTGA
- a CDS encoding ankyrin repeat domain-containing protein, translating into MTCSHTTNCQLYAQFAADASLKLWKQHYCEGVFDQCARYQLALEGKPVPLTLLPNGKMVERRSKEQISASALFNAIQKQRVGVVRSLIKTGMSSYELKTEDGMTPLMASVAVGNAELVKLMLEYGCDPHATNGEGKRAIELAREAGFGDCEQILKKHMAANPTRKTSPASATAQAETNAEPEMNEVVGLLRRLNPFRSREA; encoded by the coding sequence ATGACATGTTCACATACCACCAATTGCCAGCTTTACGCCCAGTTTGCGGCCGATGCGTCGTTAAAATTGTGGAAACAACACTATTGTGAGGGGGTTTTCGACCAGTGTGCCCGCTATCAGCTCGCGCTGGAGGGTAAACCGGTCCCCCTGACCCTGCTGCCCAACGGCAAGATGGTCGAGCGTCGCTCCAAGGAGCAGATCAGCGCCTCGGCGCTATTCAATGCCATCCAGAAACAGCGGGTCGGGGTCGTTCGCTCGCTGATCAAGACCGGCATGTCTTCCTATGAGCTCAAGACCGAAGACGGCATGACGCCGCTGATGGCCTCGGTGGCCGTTGGCAACGCGGAACTGGTGAAACTGATGCTCGAATACGGCTGTGATCCCCATGCGACCAATGGCGAGGGGAAACGGGCTATCGAACTGGCCCGGGAGGCCGGTTTCGGTGATTGCGAGCAGATATTGAAAAAGCACATGGCCGCCAATCCGACCCGCAAGACGTCACCGGCGTCCGCCACGGCGCAAGCCGAAACCAACGCCGAACCGGAAATGAACGAAGTGGTTGGTTTGTTACGTCGCCTGAACCCGTTTCGTTCCAGGGAGGCCTGA
- the fliG gene encoding flagellar motor switch protein FliG has product MAEADSKGKHISGTERAAVLLMTLGEQDAAAILKHMSPKEVQRVGEAMAAMSNVNRETVDHVLAQFCDTVDEQTELGIGNEDYLRNVLVNALGEDKAGNVIDRILMGHNAKGLETLKWMEPRAIAELIRLEHPQIIAIVLSYLESDHAAEVLAALPENMRTDVVIRVATLDGIQPSALHELDETLEKQFAGHADSLKSAGVGGIKTAANLLNFVDTSVESQIMDLVKQQDEELGQNIQEQMFVFDNLVDVDDRGIQALLREISSENLIVALKGADENVKDKIVKNMSKRASEMLLDDLDAKGPVRLSEVEIAQKEILTVARRMAESGEISLGGSGDDFV; this is encoded by the coding sequence ATGGCAGAAGCAGATTCCAAAGGCAAACACATCAGCGGCACGGAGCGTGCCGCCGTGTTGTTGATGACACTGGGCGAGCAGGATGCGGCGGCCATTCTCAAGCACATGAGCCCCAAAGAGGTCCAGCGGGTCGGCGAGGCCATGGCCGCCATGAGCAATGTCAACCGGGAAACGGTGGATCACGTGCTGGCGCAGTTTTGCGACACGGTGGATGAGCAGACCGAACTGGGTATTGGCAACGAGGACTATCTGCGTAATGTGCTGGTCAACGCCCTGGGCGAGGACAAGGCCGGCAATGTGATCGATCGCATCCTCATGGGCCACAATGCCAAGGGGCTGGAGACCCTCAAGTGGATGGAACCGCGGGCCATTGCCGAACTGATTCGTCTCGAGCATCCGCAGATTATCGCGATCGTCCTCTCCTATCTGGAAAGCGATCATGCCGCCGAAGTACTGGCGGCGTTACCGGAGAATATGCGTACCGATGTCGTTATTCGGGTGGCCACCCTCGATGGTATCCAGCCCAGCGCCCTGCATGAACTTGACGAGACGCTGGAAAAACAGTTTGCCGGTCATGCGGACAGTCTCAAGTCGGCCGGTGTCGGTGGTATCAAGACGGCCGCCAACCTGCTCAACTTTGTCGACACCAGTGTCGAATCGCAAATCATGGATCTGGTCAAGCAGCAGGACGAGGAGCTGGGCCAGAATATTCAGGAACAGATGTTTGTCTTTGATAATCTGGTGGATGTGGATGACCGCGGCATCCAGGCGCTGTTGCGCGAAATCTCTTCCGAGAATCTGATCGTGGCGTTGAAGGGCGCCGACGAAAACGTTAAAGACAAGATCGTCAAGAATATGTCCAAACGGGCTTCCGAGATGTTGCTCGACGATCTGGATGCCAAGGGGCCGGTCCGGCTCAGCGAAGTGGAGATCGCACAGAAGGAGATTCTCACGGTTGCACGGCGCATGGCCGAGTCGGGCGAGATCTCGTTAGGCGGCAGCGGCGATGACTTCGTCTAA
- a CDS encoding YeeE/YedE thiosulfate transporter family protein: MKQSRIRMYLSYGLMGGLMGYVIARIGFGDYDELHNMFILEDLRMLYAFAGAVALSLLGFIILARRIPKQEKFFQPGTIPGSMLFGFGWAVCGACPSMVFIQLGAGKIPALMTMVGIVLGIYLHKKAHARYFRWDTGSCVSD, translated from the coding sequence ATGAAACAGTCCAGAATACGCATGTATCTCTCCTATGGGCTGATGGGCGGTCTGATGGGCTATGTGATCGCACGGATCGGCTTTGGTGATTATGACGAGCTGCATAATATGTTCATTCTGGAAGATCTGCGCATGTTGTATGCCTTCGCCGGCGCCGTTGCCCTGTCATTACTGGGATTTATCATCCTGGCGCGCCGTATTCCCAAACAGGAAAAGTTTTTCCAGCCGGGGACCATTCCCGGCAGCATGTTATTCGGCTTCGGCTGGGCGGTCTGTGGCGCCTGTCCAAGTATGGTGTTTATCCAGCTCGGTGCCGGAAAAATTCCGGCACTGATGACGATGGTCGGTATCGTGCTGGGCATCTATCTGCACAAAAAAGCCCACGCCCGCTATTTCCGCTGGGATACCGGTTCCTGTGTGAGTGACTGA